Genomic segment of Sphingomonas sp. KRR8:
ATCATCTCCCGTGCCCGGGAGATCAATGCGTCTTTCGTCGCCAAGCCGCTGACCGCCGAAGGCCTTCAGGGATTCGTTTCCGGCGCGGCACTCCGCTTGCGCGCGAATTCTTGATGGAACAAGCCATCGAGCTCACTGAGCTTGAACAGGACGCCCTGACGGAGGTCGTCAACATCGGCGTCAGCCGCGCCGCTGCGTCGCTCCGCAAGATGGTCGGCCACCAGGTGCTACTGTCGGTGCCGGCCGTCGAGATCGTCAGCCGCGAGAAAGCGGCGACCCTGCTCGGCGAGCGGGAAAGCAATGGCCTGGTCGCAGTGCGGCAATCCTTCTTCGGGGCTTTTTCGGGGAGGGCGATGCTGATCTTCCCCGAAGAGAACAGCCTTGCCCTGGCGCGCGCCGTGACCGGCGACGAGCTCGACGAGGATGAGCTCAAGGAGATGGAGCAGGAAGCGCTAGCCGAGACCGGCAACGTCATC
This window contains:
- a CDS encoding chemotaxis protein CheX, producing the protein MEQAIELTELEQDALTEVVNIGVSRAAASLRKMVGHQVLLSVPAVEIVSREKAATLLGERESNGLVAVRQSFFGAFSGRAMLIFPEENSLALARAVTGDELDEDELKEMEQEALAETGNVILNSCLATMANMLRRPLTMSIPTVCRGTGTTLFAEQETVEADGLVLFLYINFSVRHRDLRGYIAMMMDMPSLRALKGLLAEFIQQVVGDQEVA